In one Rhopalosiphum padi isolate XX-2018 chromosome 3, ASM2088224v1, whole genome shotgun sequence genomic region, the following are encoded:
- the LOC132926876 gene encoding uncharacterized protein LOC132926876 has translation MCISSRRSLSFESTIDKIHNELDEEVVPLPSEILVEESSLDTLSKDELVDEKSLTTPPSRFTHFSQRERKVYFEDFKSLSDIETPKSRLKYWHASQFVILKLKKKIKRFTSYNTKFQNKIKKLSSLIEHLNED, from the exons atgtgTATAA GTTCTCGGCGCTCATTAAGTTTTGAAAGTACTAtcgataaaatacataatgaatTGGATGAAGAAGTGGTGCCATTACCTTCAGAAATATTAGTTGAAGAAAGTAGTTTAGACACATTGAGTAAAGATGAATTGGTTGATGAAAAATCACTAACCACGCCTCCTTCAAGATTTACCCATTTTTCTCAAAG GGAACGGAAAGTGTATTTTGAAGACTTTAAATCCCTTAGTGATATAGAAACTCCCAAAAGCCGCTTGAAGTATTGGCATGCTTCACagtttgttattttaaagctaaaaaagaaaattaaaagatttaccagttacaatacaaaattccagaacaaaataaaaaaattatccagcCTTATTGAACACTTGAATGaagattaa